From the Actinopolymorpha singaporensis genome, the window ATCATTGCTCTGGCTGTCGCGTTCTACGGCACGCTCGGCCTGATCACGATCGTCCAGCAGGCACAGAAGCTGTTCGACTGACGCACTGTTCGGCTGACGCACTGACGCAACCACTGCTGCACAGCCACGCGACAACTGAAGGAACGACAGACCCCGTCAGACGGTCCGGCTCGTTGGTCAAAGGGGGACCCGGTGAGCCCGCATACTCGTGACAGCCTGTCCGCACATCTGCTCGACGAGATTCTCGCCGGGCGGATCGCATCCGGCACCAAGTTGCCACCCGAACGCGAACTCGCCCGAAGGTTCGGCCTGTCCCGGCCGATCGTGCGGGAGGTGCTGCGCGGGCTCGCCGAACGCGGGTTCGTGGAGATCCTGCCGTCGCGGGGCACCTACGTCCGTGAGGCGCAGGCCAGCGACGGCGCACGCTCGCTGGACACGTCGTACCGCCGGCGCAACACCACCGTGCGCGAACTCACCGAGGCCCGCTCGATGCTGGAGACCCGTGCCGCCGCGCTGGCCGCCACCGACGCGACCGAGGCCGAGGTGGCGGCGATGCGCCGGTGCCTGGACGACCTCAAGATCACGACGTACGTCCTCGAACAGGCCCGGCTCGACCTGGCCTTCCATGCGCTGGTCGTGCACGCGAGTCACAACACCGTGCTGGAGTCGATGTACGCGTCGA encodes:
- a CDS encoding FadR/GntR family transcriptional regulator, with translation MSPHTRDSLSAHLLDEILAGRIASGTKLPPERELARRFGLSRPIVREVLRGLAERGFVEILPSRGTYVREAQASDGARSLDTSYRRRNTTVRELTEARSMLETRAAALAATDATEAEVAAMRRCLDDLKITTYVLEQARLDLAFHALVVHASHNTVLESMYASITTLTFELMLRSLSDRQVRQAGTPQHEPIWEAIRDHDAAAAAEAMRVHLEAAKDLYGPDLDRGVDQVAQRELQRMLGPAASLEGLLEEVSRRQAAFIRAPSARAQ